From the genome of Triticum aestivum cultivar Chinese Spring chromosome 1A, IWGSC CS RefSeq v2.1, whole genome shotgun sequence:
CTACCATGTGCAGAGGTACCACAATTCGATGGTGCTGGGGCTGTGGGACACCAAGGACTGCTGGAAGAGCTGCAACGGGTACAGCCTTGGTGAGAGGCTCAGAGCTATGGATGCAATGAAGGCACAGCGGAAGCAGAAGGAACTGGGTTTGGTTGCCCGGGCTGGATCAGAGACTGACTCAGAGAGCAGGGAGTCTGCGGAACAGTTCTTGACACGGTCGAAGCCAGATAAGATGGCTCTCAACAAGGCTGGGAATTTAGGGAAGGAAAGGTCCAAGGGCGTTCTGCGGTTGGGTGTGTCAAAAGCCGTGGGTGAGGAGTACATTGGAGGGGCTGGTCGTGATGCTGCAGTGGCTCTCCCTAAGCTTTCTCGTCCAGATAATGCTTATGGGTATGATGCCGGAGTCGCGCATAGAGGGAAGCAGCACAGAAGCATAGATGGCCTTCATTCTGAGGACCTGGGATATGACAGGAATTTGCCCAGGATCCGGTCTCAGAGACCTCTGATGAAGCCAGTGAAGAAGGAATTGGCCACGGGCTATGATATCAATCCTTATGGAAACAACTACCATGATAGCCAGACTGGTTCTTCTTACTACCATGGCAGGAATGCCATTGGTAATCAGGGAGTTACCTTAGCAGCATCATTTGAGCCTCCATATTCTGAGAATGCAAGGAGTGCAAAATACTCGGAGAGAGATCGGATATACGGTGGAAAAGCTGCCCAGAATAAAGCTCCCAAAGTGGAAGCGAGGGATTGGCCAGCTGGTAGCCATGCTGATCTCTTAAGTGACTGGCAGAGAGGGCAGCCTGAAGGCGATTACAGGAGCAGGAAGCCTCAAGTTGGTCATGGTGTGAAGGTTAAGTCCTACAAAAGTATTGAGCAGCAGATAAATGGTGCACATTCTGGATCTGATGCTAGAGGCAGGATATCACAGGTTAAGATTAATGTTAAATCCAATAGTCAGCATGGTAGGATTGGCCAGAAGGACTCCAGGAGCAAAGCTGCCCATGTTCAGAGTGAGGAGACAGAATCTGATTCATCAGAACGGTTTGAAGATGGGGCAGATATGAATCTTGTTGAAGAACAGCCAAACCTTCAATATTCTGAACTTCATATACCAGCATATGGTGCCAAAAAGTCAAACAAACTTAGCAAATCAGTCAAAACAAATTATCCTGCCCCTACTGCAGATTTCGAACCCTACCAGACTCAGAGCAAGCGGTCACACAGAGGAAAGGTTGCAGAGCCTGATTATTTACGCGACGTGCATGTGGAGGTGGCGGAACAGATTAGTGAAGTGATGAGACCCCCAGCAGCAAGTAGTGAAAGAAAGCGCAAGGGAATTGCAAACCTGGACATGCATGGTTATGACAACTCTGAATTGCATGATAGCAACGAGAAAGCCAATGAATCACTGAGGTCACCAGAGAGTGATAGGCTGGCCAGTAGAGCAGGCTATGCAGTCCAAGATTCTAATGGCGACTTTGATGTTTCTGAAAGAGCGAACATGCCGCTCGCAAGTTGCAGCTCTGGCTCCAAAAGGCAAAAAGGAAGAGTTGAACTTACAAGCCTGGATGAGCATGGTGAGTATGCGCCATCTGGTCCAAAGGTGGTAGAAATCAGTGGCAGCTCGAAGAAGAAAAGTAAAAAGAAGCCAGATACTGTTACAGATGCAATTACTGTAGCAGAACCAGCTCCTGTCGTGCCAGAGGTTATTGTGGTGCCAGTAGAACCTGAGAAACCTAAGAAGAAGTATGTACCAATTACACCAACCATCCATACTGGCTTTTCTTTCTCCATCGTACATCTTCTAACCGCTGTTAAGAAGGCTATGGTTGCTCCGGCTGAGGATACTCCAGTGGCAGCTACGGTCACTCCTGCTGAGGTTACTCCAGTGGCAGCTACGGTCACTCCTACTGAGGTTACTCCAGTGGCAGCGAAGCAGACTGATGGGGAGGAGAACAGAAAATGGTTCAATAGTGAGGAACCTGGCAAAACGCCTCAAGAGCCAAGTGCAGCAGAGCAAGCACAACCGGGCAATGAAGTTGGAGATACTAGTGCTGCTGAGCAGACCGCACAGAGCAATTCGCCGGCACTAACTGTTCAAGATCTTGTTAACCGGATTAAAACTAATCCTGGAGATCCCAACATACTTGAAACACAGGAACCCCTGCAGGATTTAGTTCGAGGAGTGCTCAAGGTACTGTCATCTAGAACAGCTCCTCTAGGTGCAAAGGGCTGGAGAGCGCTAGTTGCCTATGACAAGTCGAACAAAAGCTGGTTCTGGGTTGGTCCACTGCCTTCTGCTACCTCATATAGTGATCCTAATGAAGAAACTTCTGCTGAGGCATGGGGTATACCACACAAGATGCTTGTGAAGTTGGTCGATGCATTTGCTAATTGGCTGAAAAGTGGTCAGGAAACCCTTAAGCAAATAGGATCCCTTCCACCACCTCCAGCACCAAATCCTGCAaacttggatttgaaggaaagattTAAGGACCTTAGGGCCCAGAAGAGTCTGAACACAATAAGCCCAAGCTCTGATGAAGCAAGGGCATATTTCCAGCGTGAGGAGTTTTTGAGATACTCAATTCCTGATAGAGCATTTTGCTATACTGCTGCTGATGGGGAGAAATCTATTGTTGCTCCTTTGCGAAGGGGAGGTGGAAAGCCCACGTCAAAAGCTAGGGGACATCCCATGCTCTTGCCTGATCGCCCTCCGCATGTCACTATTCTCTGTCTTGTAAGAGATGCTGCTTCTAGGTTGCCTGGAAGAACTGGAACAAGAGCTGATGTTTGCACACTTCTCAAAGATTCACAGTACCTAAATCATGCAGAATCCAATAAAGAGGCTGCTGTT
Proteins encoded in this window:
- the LOC123188386 gene encoding uncharacterized protein isoform X1, with the protein product MAIVRTGGARVQRLESGGEDGSTEDEEERSPATASEESEADGFSPEEQNRGGQEEEEQEAEEAEEEEDDSGMGSDELEITQLGEPGAEMCQVGDQSVALPLELYDLPDLGGVISLDAWNGLLSEDDRLRLAAFLPDLDQETFARTLVELLRGDNFHFGSPLAALLDRLKGGLCDPRIVLYRRGSRFAERRKHYYHVQRYHNSMVLGLWDTKDCWKSCNGYSLGERLRAMDAMKAQRKQKELGLVARAGSETDSESRESAEQFLTRSKPDKMALNKAGNLGKERSKGVLRLGVSKAVGEEYIGGAGRDAAVALPKLSRPDNAYGYDAGVAHRGKQHRSIDGLHSEDLGYDRNLPRIRSQRPLMKPVKKELATGYDINPYGNNYHDSQTGSSYYHGRNAIGNQGVTLAASFEPPYSENARSAKYSERDRIYGGKAAQNKAPKVEARDWPAGSHADLLSDWQRGQPEGDYRSRKPQVGHGVKVKSYKSIEQQINGAHSGSDARGRISQVKINVKSNSQHGRIGQKDSRSKAAHVQSEETESDSSERFEDGADMNLVEEQPNLQYSELHIPAYGAKKSNKLSKSVKTNYPAPTADFEPYQTQSKRSHRGKVAEPDYLRDVHVEVAEQISEVMRPPAASSERKRKGIANLDMHGYDNSELHDSNEKANESLRSPESDRLASRAGYAVQDSNGDFDVSERANMPLASCSSGSKRQKGRVELTSLDEHGEYAPSGPKVVEISGSSKKKSKKKPDTVTDAITVAEPAPVVPEVIVVPVEPEKPKKKYVPITPTIHTGFSFSIVHLLTAVKKAMVAPAEDTPVAATVTPAEVTPVAATVTPTEVTPVAAKQTDGEENRKWFNSEEPGKTPQEPSAAEQAQPGNEVGDTSAAEQTAQSNSPALTVQDLVNRIKTNPGDPNILETQEPLQDLVRGVLKVLSSRTAPLGAKGWRALVAYDKSNKSWFWVGPLPSATSYSDPNEETSAEAWGIPHKMLVKLVDAFANWLKSGQETLKQIGSLPPPPAPNPANLDLKERFKDLRAQKSLNTISPSSDEARAYFQREEFLRYSIPDRAFCYTAADGEKSIVAPLRRGGGKPTSKARGHPMLLPDRPPHVTILCLVRDAASRLPGRTGTRADVCTLLKDSQYLNHAESNKEAAVNQVVSGALDRLHYERDPCVLYDNDKKLWTYLHRGREEEDFEDDGTSSTKKWKRPRKDSDPADPGAGNDDPEDDGTPNAKKQKKADADPTASGEDKDGVQDPSNSGLEGDLELDVVPSSTNDKETSKLVSTDARPDIGSSRPSVDAAAARGTADARPDIGSSRPSVDAAAARGTADARPDIGSSRPSVDAAAARGTADCNSSRAPEKKHNMALPVQFTSREFNKGADREGSKEFMDATLS
- the LOC123188386 gene encoding uncharacterized protein isoform X2, with amino-acid sequence MAIVRTGGARVQRLESGGEDGSTEDEEERSPATASEESEADGFSPEEQNRGGQEEEEQEAEEAEEEEDDSGMGSDELEITQLGEPGAEMCQVGDQSVALPLELYDLPDLGGVISLDAWNGLLSEDDRLRLAAFLPDLDQETFARTLVELLRGDNFHFGSPLAALLDRLKGGLCDPRIVLYRRGSRFAERRKHYYHVQRYHNSMVLGLWDTKDCWKSCNGYSLGERLRAMDAMKAQRKQKELGLVARAGSETDSESRESAEQFLTRSKPDKMALNKAGNLGKERSKGVLRLGVSKAVGEEYIGGAGRDAAVALPKLSRPDNAYGYDAGVAHRGKQHRSIDGLHSEDLGYDRNLPRIRSQRPLMKPVKKELATGYDINPYGNNYHDSQTGSSYYHGRNAIGNQGVTLAASFEPPYSENARSAKYSERDRIYGGKAAQNKAPKVEARDWPAGSHADLLSDWQRGQPEGDYRSRKPQVGHGVKVKSYKSIEQQINGAHSGSDARGRISQVKINVKSNSQHGRIGQKDSRSKAAHVQSEETESDSSERFEDGADMNLVEEQPNLQYSELHIPAYGAKKSNKLSKSVKTNYPAPTADFEPYQTQSKRSHRGKVAEPDYLRDVHVEVAEQISEVMRPPAASSERKRKGIANLDMHGYDNSELHDSNEKANESLRSPESDRLASRAGYAVQDSNGDFDVSERANMPLASCSSGSKRQKGRVELTSLDEHGEYAPSGPKVVEISGSSKKKSKKKPDTVTDAITVAEPAPVVPEVIVVPVEPEKPKKKYVPITPTIHTGFSFSIVHLLTAVKKAMVAPAEDTPVAATVTPAEVTPVAATVTPTEVTPVAAKQTDGEENRKWFNSEEPGKTPQEPSAAEQAQPGNEVGDTSAAEQTAQSNSPALTVQDLVNRIKTNPGDPNILETQEPLQDLVRGVLKVLSSRTAPLGAKGWRALVAYDKSNKSWFWVGPLPSATSYSDPNEETSAEAWGIPHKMLVKLVDAFANWLKSGQETLKQIGSLPPPPAPNPANLDLKERFKDLRAQKSLNTISPSSDEARAYFQREEFLRYSIPDRAFCYTAADGEKSIVAPLRRGGGKPTSKARGHPMLLPDRPPHVTILCLVRDAASRLPGRTGTRADVCTLLKDSQYLNHAESNKEAAVNQVVSGALDRLHYERDPCVLYDNDKKLWTYLHRGREEEDFEDDGTSSTKKWKRPRKDSDPADPGAGNDDPEDDGTPNAKKQKKADADPTASGEDKDGVQDPSNSGLEGDLELDVVPSSTNDKETSKLVSTDARPDIGSSRPSVDAAAARGTADARPDIGSSRPSVDAAAARGTADCNSSRAPEKKHNMALPVQFTSREFNKGADREGSKEFMDATLS